From the Methylomonas sp. MK1 genome, one window contains:
- a CDS encoding YfiR family protein: MSANAELCCEHCAGNRVCSRRNAKAALWLVALLLLPGLAVGQEVVVDNPYKVKAAFLRNFAHYVVWPEQALPAGNAPWCIGILGPDPFGDILETTLRGRTEQGRTFVIVRAATLAELPPCQIVFMTYPDPAKRRTALAVLKQQPVLTVSDEPEFLPDGGVIGFEVTDRVRMSINLDQARAVSLTIQTKMLEVSSEILENGEMRRMR, encoded by the coding sequence TTGAGCGCGAATGCGGAGCTGTGTTGCGAACACTGCGCCGGCAATAGGGTATGTTCGAGGCGCAATGCCAAGGCAGCTCTTTGGCTGGTTGCGCTACTGCTGTTGCCCGGGTTGGCAGTCGGCCAGGAGGTGGTAGTAGATAACCCCTACAAAGTAAAAGCGGCCTTTCTGCGCAATTTTGCCCATTACGTCGTTTGGCCGGAACAGGCGCTTCCAGCCGGAAATGCGCCTTGGTGTATCGGAATTCTCGGACCCGATCCGTTTGGCGATATTTTGGAAACGACCTTGCGGGGGCGGACGGAGCAGGGCCGTACTTTTGTCATTGTTCGCGCCGCTACCCTGGCAGAGTTGCCGCCGTGTCAGATTGTGTTCATGACTTATCCGGATCCCGCAAAACGGCGCACGGCGCTGGCTGTATTAAAACAGCAACCGGTTCTGACGGTCAGTGACGAGCCGGAATTCTTGCCGGACGGTGGAGTCATAGGATTTGAAGTGACGGATAGGGTGCGGATGAGCATCAACCTCGACCAAGCCCGAGCGGTTTCCTTGACGATTCAGACCAAAATGTTGGAAGTTTCCAGCGAGATTTTGGAAAACGGCGAGATGCGCCGAATGAGATAA
- a CDS encoding PAS domain S-box protein has protein sequence MSIHATIYNRLAAVLWGAALLAFVLAVAGLALFHRMTLEQRVRQIMEPYAQLVAVGTEAAVAFEDPVRAQEVLDTLRANPQIQEADIFLDIGRMLASLNHTASEPPRNMPALPDGIYLNHDTAELLQGLSKGGRLRIVMGLEQLSQQTHQLFWLFGAGMLVLLAATLGQLAVLRRTIIRPIASLTVATERVRQSADYRHRVPAVGTDEVARLAQSFNAMMAAVEEREIELSRLNVFHRTILDNAAYAIVSTSTDGTITSFNLAAERLLGYTADELIGKQTPALWHDKAEVERYAQKLTEELGVLIPPGFEVFTARPQRHLPEENEWTFIRKNGIRVPVNLSITALQNEGGGISGFVGLIYDLTERKQAQHQLQLLTFALDQVKESIFLMPENDPKFLYASQGAATKLGYSRDELTSGMGVFDIDPGWSPEVWETFWPELSVRRQMQFETHHRTRDGRVFPVEVTGNYFEFDGKIYNLAICRDISERKNAEKLLSEYAAIVESTEDAIIGKTLDSIITSWNKGAERMFGYSADEIVGDSIAILIPDECRNEEREILDRVRRGESIRHYETVRRCKHGQLIDVSVTVSPLRNSQGQIVGASKIARDITDRKRAENELIRYRNELEDTVQQRTAELLLARDAAEAANKAKSVFLANMSHELRTPMNAILGFSGILLKNSRLQDSDRANVEIINRSGEHLLNLINEVLEMAKIEAGRVQLEEAPFDLGEMVLDVIKMMQVRAAEKNLQLVVDQSSAFPRYIIGDQARLRQVLINLVGNALKFTQQGGVVIRLSTKNNAIAHLLIEVEDSGPGITAEDQKHIFEPFVQIGPLADNKGTGLGLSITRQFVQLMKGSISLESTPGKGSLFRIDVPLKQAQEADITDLYRLEERMVLGLMPGQDNYRILIIEDQLENQLLLVNLMEAVGFQVKVAENGELGVALFQSWQPHLIWMDRQMPVMDGLEATRIIRTLPGGKQVKIVAVTASAFTEQRTDIMAAGMDDLICKPYRANEIYDCLTRLLGVRYVYADPPAMLPEDLILTPEMLAVVPQNLREDLELAVKNLDSERIGGIIQQIAAYDLRVTAALTRLAESYEYPTILKVLGTN, from the coding sequence ATGTCCATCCATGCCACTATTTACAACAGACTTGCGGCCGTGCTTTGGGGGGCGGCGCTGTTGGCCTTTGTGTTGGCTGTGGCTGGGCTGGCACTGTTTCACCGCATGACCTTGGAACAACGCGTCCGGCAGATCATGGAACCTTACGCGCAGTTGGTCGCCGTGGGTACAGAGGCGGCGGTGGCTTTCGAAGACCCCGTGCGGGCTCAGGAAGTTCTGGATACCTTGCGCGCCAATCCGCAAATTCAAGAGGCGGATATTTTTTTGGATATAGGAAGGATGCTGGCCAGCCTCAACCACACCGCCTCCGAGCCGCCGCGGAATATGCCGGCCTTGCCCGATGGTATTTATTTAAACCACGATACCGCAGAGTTGCTGCAGGGGCTAAGCAAAGGCGGGCGTCTGCGCATTGTGATGGGTTTGGAGCAATTGAGTCAGCAAACGCACCAGTTATTCTGGTTATTCGGTGCCGGCATGCTGGTGCTGTTGGCGGCTACCTTAGGGCAGCTGGCGGTGCTGCGACGCACTATCATCCGGCCGATTGCTTCCTTAACAGTCGCTACCGAGCGTGTTCGGCAATCCGCCGACTACCGGCATCGAGTGCCTGCCGTCGGTACCGATGAGGTAGCGCGTTTGGCGCAAAGTTTCAACGCGATGATGGCTGCGGTGGAGGAACGCGAAATCGAACTGTCCCGGCTTAACGTCTTTCATCGCACGATTTTGGACAATGCGGCCTACGCTATTGTCTCTACCTCCACGGACGGCACTATCACCAGCTTCAATTTAGCGGCGGAGCGCTTGTTGGGTTATACGGCGGATGAGTTGATAGGTAAACAAACGCCGGCGCTTTGGCATGATAAAGCCGAGGTCGAGCGGTATGCTCAGAAATTGACTGAAGAACTGGGTGTCTTGATTCCTCCGGGATTCGAAGTCTTTACCGCGCGTCCCCAACGCCATCTACCCGAAGAAAACGAGTGGACTTTCATCCGCAAGAACGGCATACGCGTGCCGGTGAATCTTTCCATAACGGCCTTGCAGAATGAGGGCGGCGGCATCAGCGGATTCGTCGGCTTGATCTACGATCTTACCGAGCGTAAACAGGCCCAGCACCAACTGCAATTGCTGACTTTTGCCCTGGATCAGGTGAAGGAATCCATATTTCTGATGCCGGAGAACGATCCGAAGTTTCTCTATGCGAGCCAGGGTGCCGCCACCAAGCTAGGATACAGCCGTGATGAGCTCACCAGCGGTATGGGCGTGTTTGACATTGATCCCGGCTGGTCGCCGGAAGTGTGGGAGACATTCTGGCCGGAGTTGTCTGTGCGCCGCCAAATGCAATTCGAAACCCATCACCGGACGCGTGATGGCCGCGTGTTCCCGGTAGAAGTGACCGGTAACTACTTTGAGTTCGACGGGAAGATATACAACCTGGCAATTTGCCGGGATATTAGCGAGCGAAAAAACGCCGAGAAATTGTTGTCTGAATACGCCGCGATTGTTGAATCCACTGAAGATGCCATCATCGGTAAAACCCTCGACAGCATCATCACCAGCTGGAACAAGGGTGCGGAGCGCATGTTCGGCTACAGCGCCGACGAGATTGTCGGCGATTCAATTGCTATCCTGATACCCGACGAGTGCCGGAATGAAGAGAGGGAAATCCTGGATAGAGTGCGACGCGGAGAATCGATCAGACATTATGAGACGGTCCGCCGCTGTAAGCATGGGCAATTGATTGATGTCTCGGTAACGGTGTCGCCGCTGCGAAATTCGCAAGGCCAAATTGTCGGGGCTTCCAAAATTGCCCGCGATATCACTGATCGCAAACGCGCGGAAAACGAACTGATACGCTATCGAAATGAGTTGGAAGATACGGTACAGCAACGCACGGCTGAACTGCTGCTGGCTCGCGATGCCGCCGAAGCGGCTAATAAAGCCAAGAGTGTGTTTCTGGCCAATATGAGCCACGAACTGCGCACACCGATGAACGCTATTCTCGGCTTTTCCGGCATTCTGCTGAAAAACTCCCGGCTTCAGGACAGTGATCGCGCCAACGTCGAAATTATCAATCGTAGCGGCGAACACTTGCTGAACTTGATCAATGAGGTGTTGGAAATGGCCAAGATAGAAGCTGGCCGCGTCCAACTGGAAGAGGCGCCGTTCGATTTGGGGGAAATGGTGCTGGATGTGATAAAGATGATGCAGGTACGCGCTGCCGAGAAAAACCTGCAATTAGTCGTCGATCAGTCTTCGGCATTTCCGCGCTATATCATCGGGGACCAGGCCCGCTTGCGCCAGGTATTGATCAATCTGGTGGGCAACGCGTTGAAATTTACCCAGCAAGGTGGGGTCGTAATACGCCTGTCCACCAAGAACAACGCTATTGCCCATCTGTTGATTGAAGTGGAGGATTCCGGCCCTGGTATTACGGCTGAAGACCAAAAGCACATTTTCGAACCCTTTGTGCAGATCGGGCCGCTTGCCGACAACAAAGGCACGGGGTTGGGTTTAAGCATCACCCGGCAATTTGTGCAATTGATGAAGGGCTCTATCAGTCTGGAAAGTACACCGGGAAAGGGTTCGCTGTTTCGGATCGATGTGCCGCTGAAGCAGGCGCAGGAAGCCGATATTACCGATTTGTACCGATTGGAAGAACGCATGGTTCTGGGGCTGATGCCGGGGCAGGATAATTATCGGATTCTGATAATCGAAGATCAGCTGGAGAATCAATTATTGCTGGTGAATTTGATGGAAGCGGTGGGCTTTCAGGTTAAGGTAGCCGAAAATGGCGAGTTGGGCGTGGCATTATTCCAAAGCTGGCAGCCGCACTTAATCTGGATGGATAGGCAAATGCCCGTCATGGATGGTTTGGAAGCGACTAGAATCATTCGAACCTTGCCGGGCGGCAAACAGGTGAAAATAGTGGCGGTCACGGCGTCGGCTTTCACCGAGCAACGGACGGATATCATGGCGGCCGGCATGGACGACTTAATCTGTAAGCCTTACCGAGCCAACGAAATCTACGACTGTCTGACCCGGCTATTGGGCGTGCGCTATGTTTATGCCGACCCGCCGGCAATGTTGCCCGAGGACCTGATTTTGACCCCGGAGATGCTCGCAGTAGTGCCGCAGAATTTACGCGAGGATTTGGAGTTGGCGGTGAAAAATCTGGATAGCGAGCGTATAGGTGGCATTATTCAGCAGATTGCGGCGTACGATCTGCGGGTGACCGCGGCATTGACTCGGCTTGCCGAAAGTTATGAGTATCCGACGATACTCAAGGTACTGGGGACGAACTAA
- a CDS encoding EAL domain-containing protein, whose product MINTGKILVVDDTSASLKLLSDLLKAEGYEVRSAINGELAVNFAIANPPDLVLLDILMPGMGGFEVCRLLKAHPDTRNVPIIFISALSEPDEKVQGFKLGAVDFVTKPYQREELLARVRTHLEIDRLRNHLEELVEQRSHQLLESEKKLRTSLNDLVAAHSLMHTLLHTIPDLVWLKDPQGVYITCNLQFERLYGAKEADIVGKTDYEFTSRELADFFRENDRKALAAGQVCANEEWLTFADNGYYGLFETLKTPVLNQDGKPIGVLGIARDVTERKAAEAKVQRHMQLYAALSQCNKAIVHSADETELFLGICRAAVEFGGMKMAWVGLFAADRCSIRPVASFGKGAEELATIDMSMATDSAFGHSPTSIAIREQRPYWCQDFINDPITVPWRKQGLRAGWAASASLPLLRNDRVVGAFVLYADEVNAFDDAARDLLVEMSMDINFALENFSRALAQKQAEAEIERLAFYDPLTNLPNRRLLYDRLQQAIVTNARHDKHGAALFIDLDNFKALNDTKGHTIGDLLLIEVAQRLRDCVREGDTVARLGGDEFVMILNGLSPEETLASAHTKKLAGKILSAIDQPYSLQGYDHHCSASMGICMFRNQPITAEELLKYTDTALYQAKRGGRNKLLFYDPVMQAALETRAVLESNLRVALSERQLVLYYQMQVNHAGQILGAEVLIRWQHPQRGLVSPLEFIPLAEDTGLILPIGKWVMDSACAQLKAWESDPFKSKLQLAVNVSAMQFHQEDFAEQVQRTLARYDLSPNRLKLELTESLVLDDIDDAIVKMQRLREFGVRFSMDDFGTGYSSLYYLTKLPIDQLKIDQSFVRNITLSQSDAVIVQTIIGMADNLGIESIAEGVETEEQLRFLEQQGCHLYQGYLFGRPVPLADFEAQCDYSVQLGLRAKES is encoded by the coding sequence ATGATAAATACAGGCAAAATTCTGGTCGTTGACGACACTTCGGCGTCTTTGAAGTTGCTGTCGGACCTTCTCAAGGCCGAAGGGTATGAGGTGCGCTCGGCGATAAACGGCGAGCTGGCGGTTAATTTTGCCATCGCCAATCCGCCTGACTTGGTGTTGCTGGATATTCTGATGCCCGGTATGGGGGGCTTTGAGGTTTGCCGTTTGCTCAAAGCGCATCCCGATACCCGCAATGTGCCGATTATTTTCATCAGTGCGCTGTCCGAGCCGGATGAAAAAGTCCAAGGCTTCAAGCTCGGCGCGGTGGATTTTGTCACCAAGCCGTATCAACGTGAGGAGTTGCTGGCGCGCGTGCGCACGCATCTGGAAATCGACCGCTTGCGCAATCATTTGGAAGAACTGGTGGAACAGCGCAGCCACCAACTACTGGAAAGCGAGAAAAAGCTCAGGACCAGTCTGAACGACCTGGTGGCGGCTCATAGCCTAATGCATACCTTGCTGCACACTATTCCCGATCTGGTCTGGTTAAAGGACCCACAGGGCGTGTATATCACCTGCAATCTGCAATTCGAACGCTTATACGGTGCCAAGGAAGCCGACATTGTCGGCAAGACCGATTACGAGTTTACCTCCAGGGAACTGGCCGACTTTTTCCGGGAGAATGATCGCAAAGCCCTGGCCGCCGGCCAGGTTTGCGCCAACGAAGAATGGCTGACTTTCGCTGATAACGGTTACTACGGCTTGTTCGAAACCCTGAAGACACCGGTGTTGAATCAGGACGGCAAACCGATAGGCGTGCTCGGAATTGCCCGCGACGTGACCGAGCGTAAGGCGGCAGAAGCGAAAGTCCAACGCCACATGCAGCTCTATGCGGCCTTGAGTCAGTGCAATAAAGCCATCGTACACAGCGCCGACGAAACCGAATTGTTCCTGGGAATCTGCCGCGCCGCCGTGGAGTTTGGCGGTATGAAAATGGCATGGGTTGGCTTATTTGCCGCTGATCGGTGCTCGATACGCCCGGTCGCCAGTTTCGGCAAAGGTGCGGAAGAGTTGGCCACGATAGACATGTCCATGGCTACCGACAGCGCTTTCGGCCATAGTCCTACCAGCATTGCGATCCGCGAACAACGCCCTTACTGGTGCCAGGATTTTATTAACGATCCGATTACCGTGCCATGGCGAAAACAAGGTTTGCGCGCCGGCTGGGCCGCGTCGGCTTCGTTGCCGTTACTTAGAAACGACAGGGTGGTCGGTGCATTCGTACTATACGCTGACGAGGTTAACGCCTTCGACGATGCTGCGCGCGACCTGTTGGTCGAAATGTCGATGGATATTAACTTTGCCTTGGAAAATTTCAGCCGCGCGTTGGCCCAAAAACAAGCGGAAGCGGAGATCGAGCGTTTGGCGTTTTACGATCCGCTAACCAATCTACCGAATCGCCGTCTGCTTTACGATCGCCTGCAACAAGCAATAGTGACTAATGCCCGGCATGATAAACACGGCGCGGCCTTGTTTATCGACCTGGATAACTTCAAAGCGCTTAACGACACCAAGGGCCATACGATTGGCGATTTGCTACTGATCGAAGTCGCCCAACGTCTCCGAGATTGTGTGCGCGAAGGTGATACCGTCGCCAGGCTGGGCGGCGACGAATTTGTGATGATCCTCAACGGTCTGAGCCCGGAAGAAACGCTGGCGTCTGCTCATACCAAAAAGCTGGCCGGCAAAATCCTTTCTGCTATTGATCAACCCTATTCTTTGCAGGGATACGATCACCATTGTTCGGCCAGCATGGGCATCTGCATGTTCCGGAATCAACCTATTACGGCGGAAGAATTGCTGAAATACACCGATACCGCCCTATACCAAGCCAAGCGCGGCGGCCGTAACAAGCTGCTGTTTTACGATCCGGTCATGCAGGCCGCTTTGGAAACACGCGCGGTATTGGAAAGCAATTTGCGCGTGGCACTGAGCGAGCGGCAATTGGTGCTGTATTACCAGATGCAAGTCAACCACGCCGGTCAGATTCTCGGCGCGGAGGTATTGATACGTTGGCAGCACCCGCAACGCGGTTTGGTTTCGCCTTTGGAATTTATTCCACTGGCTGAGGACACCGGTTTGATCTTGCCGATAGGCAAATGGGTTATGGACTCGGCTTGCGCCCAGCTCAAAGCTTGGGAAAGCGATCCGTTCAAGTCTAAGCTACAGCTTGCGGTTAACGTCAGTGCCATGCAGTTTCATCAAGAGGATTTCGCTGAGCAAGTGCAGCGAACGTTGGCGCGCTACGATTTGAGTCCTAATCGGCTGAAACTTGAGCTCACCGAGAGTTTGGTGCTGGATGACATTGACGATGCGATTGTGAAAATGCAGCGACTGCGAGAGTTTGGCGTGCGTTTCTCAATGGATGACTTTGGCACCGGTTATTCGTCCCTGTACTATCTGACCAAGTTACCGATTGATCAGTTGAAGATCGACCAGTCCTTCGTGCGCAATATTACCTTGTCCCAAAGTGATGCGGTGATTGTGCAAACCATCATCGGCATGGCCGACAACTTGGGTATCGAAAGTATCGCCGAAGGCGTTGAAACCGAAGAGCAGTTGAGATTCTTGGAACAGCAAGGGTGTCATTTATATCAGGGCTACTTGTTCGGTAGGCCGGTACCGTTGGCTGATTTTGAAGCCCAATGCGATTATTCGGTGCAGCTCGGTTTACGGGCTAAAGAAAGTTAG